The nucleotide window CGAAGGCCTCGGGCAGCGAATGCAGCAGCGCGGTGGCCAGCAGCACGCCCACCGAGAAGCTCACCATGCGCTCGACCGCGCGGGACGCCACCGTCAGCGACAGCAGCGCCGCCCCGAAGATGCTGCCCACCCCCGAGATCGTGGCGGCGAGCAGGATGTACAAAAGCGTCGAATGGATGATGGGCTCCCGGGGTGGCGGTGCCGGGCGGCCCCGCCGTTCCGCCCGCATCGCGCCGGGCGGCAAACGCAACAATGTTGCAATAACTCAAAGGCCGCATTGTACGTATCCGCCGGGACTTTGCAATCCTGCCGTCGGACGGCAGGCCCCGCGCTGCCGGGTCAGGCGACGCCGTGCTGCCTGAACCAGTCCAGGCACTTCTGCCAGCCGTCCCGGGCATCGGCCTCGCGGTAGCTGGGCCGGTAGTCGGCATGGAAGGCGTGGCCGGACTCGGGATAGACGATGAAGCGCGACTTCCTGGCATCCGGATCGGACGACGACGCCAGCGCGGCCTTCATCTTCTCCACCTGCTCCAGCGGGATGCCGGTGTCCTTGCCGCCATACAGCCCGAGCACCGGCGCATGGAGCTGGCCGGCCAGGTCGATCGGGTTCTTCGGCTTGAGCGGCGTCGGCTCCGGCGCCAGCTGGCCGTACCAGGCCACGCCGGCCTTCAGGCGCTGGCTGTGCGCGGCGTAGAGCCAGGTCATGCGGCCGCCCCAGCAGAACCCGGTGATGCCCACGCGCGCGATGTCGCCGCCGTTGGCACCGGCCCAGGCCACGGCGGCGTCCAGGTCGCCCATCACCTGCGCGTCGGGCACCTTGGCGATCACCTCGCGCTGCAGTTCCTGGATGGTGCCGAAGCTCTGCGGATCGCCCTGGCGCGCGAACAGCTCGGGCGCGATCGCCAGGTAGCCCTGCTTGGCCAGGCGCCGGCACACGTCGGCGATATATTCGTGCACGCCGAAGATCTCGCTGACCACCAGCACCACCGGCAGGTTCTTCTTGCCTTCCGGCTGCGCGCGATAGGCCGGCATGCTGAAGCCGCCCGAAGGGATCGTGACCTCGCCCGCGGTCAGGCCGGCAAAATCGGTCTTGATCGCCTGCTGCGCCATCACCGGCAGTGCCGCGGCGGCAAAGGCGGAACCCAGCGCGGTCTTGACGAAGCCGCGGCGATCGAAGGTCTGGCCGGGGACCAGGCTATCCACTTCTGGTTTGAGCATGCGTGTCTCCAGGATCGTTGGTGGCTGGGCCGCCATGCGGCGCCAGCGCCAGATTTTAAGCAGACATGGAGAAAACATGGCGGCGCATGCCCGCCGTTGCCCCCACCCGCAAGCGGGGGAACCCGGCAATGTGTCAGTGCAGCTTGACGCGCGGGCTGGTCTTGCTGCGCAGCCAGTGCGAGACCGTGTCCAGCGCCATCCCCACCGCGCCATGCAGCGCCATCACGTGCATCCGGTACAGCGAGGTGTACATGAAGCGCGCCATCAGCCCTTCGATAAACATCGAGCCGCCGATCAGCCCGCCCATCAGGCTGCCGACCGCGCTGAAGTGCCCCAGCGACACCAGCGAGCCGAAGTCCTTGAAGGTGAACCGCGGCAGCGGCCGGCCCGCCAGCCGTGCGCACAGCGCCTGGTAGAGGAAGGTGGCCTGCTGGTGCGCGGCCTGCGCGCGCGGCGGCACCGAGGTCTGCTTCTCCGGCCACGGGCAGCTGGCGCAATCCCCAAAGGCGAAGATGTCGGGGTCGCCCTCGCTCTGCAGCGTCGGGCCGACCACGATCTGGCCCTGGCGGCTGACCGGCAGGCCCAGGCTGGCCAGCACCGCGGGCGCGATGATGCCGGCGGCCCACACCGTCAGGTCGGCATCGATGGTCTTGCCGCTGGCGGTCAGCACGGCCTGCGGCGTGACCTCGGTGACGCGTTCGCTGGTGAAGACGTCGACGTCCAGCTTCCTCAGCAGCTTGGCGGTCTCGGCCGAGACCCGCTCGGACAGCGCCGGCAGGATGCGCGGACCGGCCTCGACCACATGGATGCGCACGTCGCGGCGCGGGTCGAGGCGGTGCAGGCCATAGGCGCTGAGCACGTGCGCGGTGTTGCGCAGCTCGGCCGACAGTTCGACGCCGGTGGCGCCGGCGCCGATGATGGCCACGTCCACGCGCGGACGGCCGTCGTCGCCCACGCGGCCGCGCCCGTTCTGCGCGCGCACGCAGGCCGCGATCAGCCGCTTGCGGAAGCGCTCGGCCTGCGCCACGGTGTCGAGCGCGATGGCATGCTCGGCCGCGCCCGGCACGCCGAAGAAATGCGTGACGCAGCCGATCGCCAGCACCAGCGTGTCGTACGGCAGTTCGCGCGCGGGCAGCAGCTCGGCGCCGTCCTGGTCGACGCAGGCGGATACGGAAATGGTCTTGCGGGTGCGGTCGATGCCGGTCAGCTCGCCCTGCTGGAACTCGAAATGATGCCAGCGCGCCTGCGCCGCGTATTCGAGCTGGTGGGTGTTGGGATCCATGCTGCCGGCGGCCACTTCATGCAGCAGCGGCTTCCAGATATGGGTGGGCAGGCGGTCGACCAGCACCACCTGCGCCGCGCCCTTGCGGCCGAGCTTGTCGCCCAGCCTGGTTACCAGTTCCAGCCCCCCTGCTCCGCCGCCGACGACGACGATGCGGTGCGTCCTTGTTTCTGTCATGGTCTACCTGCTGCGTTTTTATGAATGCTTGCCTGAGGCGTTTGCCACAGTCTGCTGCATTGCAGCATGGCTGGCAAGCGCCACACGCCGACTCAGCAGTCGCTTCATTCGATACCGCTGCGCAGGGGCGGCGAGCCGGCCGCGGCGCCGGCTCGCCAGGGGGAGGTCTTCAGCGCGCCTTCAGCGGGCGTTTAGTGCGCTTCCTCCCAGTTGGCACCGCTGCCCACTTCGGCCACCAGCGGCACGCGCAGTTCAGCCACCGTGCACATCAGCTCGGGCAGGCGCGCCCTGACCAGTTCCAGCTCGTGCTCGGGCACCTCCAGCACCAGTTCATCGTGCACCTGCATGATCTGCCGAGTCTGCAGGCCGTCGCGCTCCAGCCAGTCCTGCACCGCGATCATCGACAGCTTGATCAGGTCGGCCGCGGTGCCCTGCATCGGCGCGTTGATGGCGGCGCGCTCGGCGGCCTGGCGGCGCGGGCCGCTGCCGCCGTTGATATCCGGCAGCCACAGCCGCCGGCCGAACACGGTCTCGACATAGCCCTGCTCGCGCGCGGTCTGGCGCGTTTCTTCCATGTAATGGGCGACGCCCGGATAGCGCATGAAGTAGCGGTCGATGTAGTGCCTGGCCGCGTCGCGCTCGATGCCCAGGTTGCTGGCCAGCCCGAATGCGCTCATGCCGTAGATCAGGCCGAAGTTGATCACCTTGGCGTAGCGGCGCTGCTCGCTGCTGACCGCCTCGCGTTCGACGCCGAAGATCTCGCCGGCGGTGGCGCGGTGGATGTCCTCGCCGTTGGCAAAGGCGCGCAGCAGGTTCTCGTCGCCCGAGATATGGGCCATGATGCGCAGCTCGATCTGCGAATAGTCGGCCGACACGATCACGCTGCCCGGTTCGGCGATAAAGGCCTCGCGGATGCGGCGGCCTTCCTCGGTGCGCACCGGGATGTTCTGCAGGTTGGGCTCGGTCGACGCCAGCCGCCCGGTCACCGCGGTGGCCTGGCCGTAGCTGGTGTGCACGCGCCCGGTTCGCGGGTTGACCATCTTCGGCAGCTTGTCGGTGTAGGTGGACTTGAGCTTGGCCAGGCCGCGGTAGTCCAGCAGCAGCTTGGGCAGCGGGTAGTCCTCGGCCAGCTTCTGCAGCACCTCTTCGTCGGTCGACGGTGCGCCGCTGGCGGTCTTCTTCACCACCGGCAGCTTCATCTGGTTGAACAGGATCTCGCCGATCTGCTTGGGCGAACCGAGGTTGAAGGGCTGGCCCGCGGCCTCGTAGGCCGACTGCTCCAGCGCCAGCATGCGCAGGCCCAGCTCGGCGCTCTGCGCGGCCAGGCGCTCGGCGTCGATCAGCACGCCGTTGCGCTCGACCTTCTGCAGCACCACCGAGACCGGCATCTCGATCTCTTCATAGACGCGCCGCAGCCCCGCCGCGGCCTCGACCTGCGGAAACATCTTGCGATGCAGGCGCAGCGTCACGTCGGCATCCTCGGCGGCGTATTCGGTGGCGCGGGCCAGGTCGATCTGGTCGAAGCCGATCTGGCTGGCGCCCTTGCCGCAGACCTCTTCGTACGTAATGGTCTTCAGGCTCAGCAGGCGCTCGGCCAGGCTGTCCATGCCGTGGTTGCGGTGCGAGGCCAGCACGTAGCTCTGCAGCATGGTGTCGTGCGCCACGCCGCGCAGCTGGATGCCGTGGTTGGCGAACACATGGACGTCGTACTTCAGGTTCTGGCCGAGCTTGGGGCGGCTGGCATCTTCCAGCCATGCGCGCATGCGTTCCAGCACGAACTCGCGAGAGAGCTGGCCATGCTCGGGCAGGCCGGCCACGTCCGGGCCGCGATGCGCCACCGGGATATAGCAGGCCTCGCCCGGCGCCGCCGACAGCGAGATGCCGACCAGCTGCGCCTGCATCGGATCGAGCGAAGTCGTTTCGGTGTCGATCGCCACCAGCGGCGCGGACTCGATGCGCCGCAGCCAGTCTTCCAGCATGCCTTCGGTGGTGACGGTCTCGTAGCGGATCTCGGTCGGTGCGGCATCCTCGACCGGCGACGCTGCGGCGTCAGCCGCGGACGCAGGCCCATCGAACAGGCCGCCCTGCGCGGGCGCGCTGGCCGCGGCACGGGCGCGGGCCTGGGCGCGCGCATCGGGCAGGCTTTCGCCGGTGGCTTCGCGCAGCCAGGTCTTGAAGCCATAGCGCTGGAAGAACGTGACCAGTTGTTCCTTGTCCTCGCCGGTCTCGCGCAGCGCGTGGAAATCGGCGACCGACTTGCTCAGATCGCAGTCGGTCTTGACCGTGACCAGCCGGCGCGCCATCGGCAGCCATTCCAGCGTGTTGCGCAGGTTCTCCCCGACCACGCCCTTGATGCCGGGCGCGGCCGCGATCACGCCGTCGAGCGAGCCATGCTCGGCCAGCCATTTGACCGCGGTCTTGGGGCCGACCTTGGGCACGCCCGGGACGTTGTCGACGGCATCGCCGATCAGCGACAGATAATCGATGATGCGCTCGGGCGGCACGCCGAACTTGGCAACCACGCCGGGAGGATCGAGCACCTCGCCGCTCATGGTATTGACCAGCGTGACCTGCTCGTTGACTAGCTGCGCCAGGTCCTTGTCGCCCGTGGACACCACCGTGCGCACGCCCTGTGCCATGGCCTGGCGCGACAATGTGCCGATCACGTCGTCGGCCTCGACGCCGTCGACCACCACGATCGGCCAGCCCAGCGCGCGCACGGCCTCGTGGATCGGCTCGATCTGGCGCGCCAGGTCCTCGGGCATCGACGGGCGGTGTTCCTTGTAGGCCGGATAGAGGTCGTCGCGAAAGG belongs to Cupriavidus taiwanensis and includes:
- a CDS encoding NAD(P)/FAD-dependent oxidoreductase — its product is MTETRTHRIVVVGGGAGGLELVTRLGDKLGRKGAAQVVLVDRLPTHIWKPLLHEVAAGSMDPNTHQLEYAAQARWHHFEFQQGELTGIDRTRKTISVSACVDQDGAELLPARELPYDTLVLAIGCVTHFFGVPGAAEHAIALDTVAQAERFRKRLIAACVRAQNGRGRVGDDGRPRVDVAIIGAGATGVELSAELRNTAHVLSAYGLHRLDPRRDVRIHVVEAGPRILPALSERVSAETAKLLRKLDVDVFTSERVTEVTPQAVLTASGKTIDADLTVWAAGIIAPAVLASLGLPVSRQGQIVVGPTLQSEGDPDIFAFGDCASCPWPEKQTSVPPRAQAAHQQATFLYQALCARLAGRPLPRFTFKDFGSLVSLGHFSAVGSLMGGLIGGSMFIEGLMARFMYTSLYRMHVMALHGAVGMALDTVSHWLRSKTSPRVKLH
- the polA gene encoding DNA polymerase I — protein: MSDSPKTLLLVDGSSYLYRAYHALPDLRNGEGLPTGAIYGMINMLRKLRNDYPAEYSACVFDAKGKTFRDDLYPAYKEHRPSMPEDLARQIEPIHEAVRALGWPIVVVDGVEADDVIGTLSRQAMAQGVRTVVSTGDKDLAQLVNEQVTLVNTMSGEVLDPPGVVAKFGVPPERIIDYLSLIGDAVDNVPGVPKVGPKTAVKWLAEHGSLDGVIAAAPGIKGVVGENLRNTLEWLPMARRLVTVKTDCDLSKSVADFHALRETGEDKEQLVTFFQRYGFKTWLREATGESLPDARAQARARAAASAPAQGGLFDGPASAADAAASPVEDAAPTEIRYETVTTEGMLEDWLRRIESAPLVAIDTETTSLDPMQAQLVGISLSAAPGEACYIPVAHRGPDVAGLPEHGQLSREFVLERMRAWLEDASRPKLGQNLKYDVHVFANHGIQLRGVAHDTMLQSYVLASHRNHGMDSLAERLLSLKTITYEEVCGKGASQIGFDQIDLARATEYAAEDADVTLRLHRKMFPQVEAAAGLRRVYEEIEMPVSVVLQKVERNGVLIDAERLAAQSAELGLRMLALEQSAYEAAGQPFNLGSPKQIGEILFNQMKLPVVKKTASGAPSTDEEVLQKLAEDYPLPKLLLDYRGLAKLKSTYTDKLPKMVNPRTGRVHTSYGQATAVTGRLASTEPNLQNIPVRTEEGRRIREAFIAEPGSVIVSADYSQIELRIMAHISGDENLLRAFANGEDIHRATAGEIFGVEREAVSSEQRRYAKVINFGLIYGMSAFGLASNLGIERDAARHYIDRYFMRYPGVAHYMEETRQTAREQGYVETVFGRRLWLPDINGGSGPRRQAAERAAINAPMQGTAADLIKLSMIAVQDWLERDGLQTRQIMQVHDELVLEVPEHELELVRARLPELMCTVAELRVPLVAEVGSGANWEEAH
- a CDS encoding dienelactone hydrolase family protein — protein: MLKPEVDSLVPGQTFDRRGFVKTALGSAFAAAALPVMAQQAIKTDFAGLTAGEVTIPSGGFSMPAYRAQPEGKKNLPVVLVVSEIFGVHEYIADVCRRLAKQGYLAIAPELFARQGDPQSFGTIQELQREVIAKVPDAQVMGDLDAAVAWAGANGGDIARVGITGFCWGGRMTWLYAAHSQRLKAGVAWYGQLAPEPTPLKPKNPIDLAGQLHAPVLGLYGGKDTGIPLEQVEKMKAALASSSDPDARKSRFIVYPESGHAFHADYRPSYREADARDGWQKCLDWFRQHGVA